Proteins from a single region of Verrucomicrobiota bacterium JB022:
- a CDS encoding thioredoxin domain-containing protein, which produces MTRCVLLALGLGLTLAATAYGQTAVDAKLGAPFAQKERPTLGAEGATIQVIEVRAFDCDHCQAFHAQAFPTLRERFVDSGLVAWTMLDTALDPKADRTLLKVAHCLRKRGHYWDSHELFFADHFSTAFLIFDAADRAGVEPDAFKACVNDPTIQELVESDFAEVAKLKIRQLPTFLLRKKRWDGLPVEVRLEGEQTVESLQRAIERLKDVR; this is translated from the coding sequence TTGACGCGTTGTGTTTTGCTGGCGCTGGGGCTGGGGCTGACCCTCGCCGCGACGGCCTATGGGCAAACGGCAGTCGACGCCAAACTGGGAGCACCGTTTGCCCAGAAGGAGCGCCCTACCCTCGGTGCCGAAGGCGCGACGATCCAGGTGATCGAGGTACGCGCGTTTGACTGCGATCATTGCCAGGCCTTCCACGCCCAAGCCTTCCCGACCTTGCGTGAGCGCTTTGTCGACAGCGGCCTCGTGGCCTGGACCATGCTCGATACGGCCCTCGACCCCAAAGCTGACCGAACCCTGCTGAAGGTCGCACATTGCCTGCGGAAACGGGGCCACTACTGGGACAGCCACGAGCTGTTTTTCGCCGATCACTTTTCGACCGCCTTCCTGATCTTCGACGCCGCCGACCGCGCAGGAGTGGAGCCCGACGCCTTCAAGGCTTGCGTGAACGACCCGACGATCCAAGAGCTGGTGGAGAGCGATTTCGCGGAAGTCGCAAAGCTGAAGATCCGCCAGCTTCCGACCTTTCTCCTGCGCAAGAAGCGCTGGGACGGCTTGCCCGTCGAAGTCCGCCTCGAAGGCGAGCAGACGGTCGAAAGCCTGCAGCGCGCGATCGAGCGGCTGAAGGACGTGCGCTGA
- a CDS encoding glycosyl hydrolase family 28-related protein → MLPLARLLVLLCLFASTSAHAAASRLWGMEGENWSENSRLPDFSRAGYHQGEQALPEVPTGANVRDFGAVGDGKADDSAAIQAAIDATSKGAVYLPVGRYLITQPLSIKRSQVVLRGAGPERTILWFPKGLNEIFPTDAKTSEGRPTTPYSFGGGFVTIEGDYQSEVLTPISAEAKRGDRAVRVESSQGLAIGQRVRIVAHETEDQSLKTYLYNGEPGDISRGKPYDARQVVRIVAIDGDRVTLDRPLRFPTRSEWQPVVERFEPTVRESGIEGIGFHFPAGQYQGHFEEKGANAIELKNVADCWVRDVRLHNADLGINIMAYGNTLEQIVITADAERGREEAEITACTGHHAIQLKHAEDNLVTGFDLRTSYIHDLSLEHASGNVFANGRGDNLALDHHKDTPFENLFTDVDCGAGTRVWYHGGGRGLGLPCAGWGTFWNLRAEQPVTPPSRDFGPPSMIFVGLDGVEESETEGGWWIEAVPTDKLQPDNLYEAQLERRLRAQKSLPQGEEG, encoded by the coding sequence ATGTTACCCCTTGCCCGCCTCCTTGTTTTGCTGTGCCTGTTCGCTTCCACTTCCGCCCATGCTGCGGCCTCGCGGCTCTGGGGAATGGAGGGCGAAAACTGGTCGGAGAACAGTCGCCTGCCTGATTTCTCCCGCGCTGGCTACCACCAGGGAGAACAAGCTCTCCCGGAGGTCCCGACTGGGGCCAATGTGCGCGACTTCGGTGCAGTGGGCGATGGCAAGGCAGACGACTCGGCGGCAATCCAGGCCGCCATTGACGCGACATCCAAAGGCGCCGTCTATTTGCCAGTGGGGCGCTATCTGATTACCCAGCCCCTGTCGATCAAGCGTAGCCAAGTGGTATTGCGCGGCGCCGGCCCGGAGCGCACGATCCTGTGGTTCCCCAAGGGCTTGAACGAGATCTTCCCCACCGACGCCAAAACCAGCGAGGGCCGCCCTACCACGCCCTACTCTTTCGGCGGCGGCTTTGTCACCATCGAGGGCGATTACCAGAGCGAAGTGCTGACCCCGATCAGCGCCGAAGCCAAACGCGGCGACCGCGCGGTGAGGGTCGAATCATCCCAAGGGCTCGCGATTGGCCAACGCGTGCGCATCGTCGCACACGAGACCGAGGACCAGAGCCTCAAGACCTACCTCTACAACGGCGAACCGGGCGACATCTCGCGCGGCAAGCCCTACGACGCCCGCCAAGTCGTGCGAATCGTGGCCATCGACGGCGATCGGGTGACGCTCGACCGGCCCCTGCGCTTCCCTACTCGCTCAGAGTGGCAACCGGTAGTCGAACGCTTTGAGCCGACGGTGCGGGAGTCCGGGATCGAGGGCATTGGCTTTCACTTTCCTGCGGGCCAGTATCAGGGCCATTTCGAGGAAAAGGGTGCCAACGCGATCGAGCTGAAAAATGTGGCCGATTGCTGGGTGCGGGATGTGCGCCTTCACAATGCCGACCTCGGGATCAACATCATGGCCTACGGCAACACGCTGGAGCAGATCGTGATCACGGCCGATGCCGAGCGGGGGCGCGAAGAGGCGGAGATAACCGCCTGCACGGGGCACCATGCGATCCAGCTCAAGCACGCAGAGGACAACCTGGTGACGGGCTTCGACCTGCGCACGAGCTACATCCACGACCTCTCACTGGAGCACGCATCAGGCAATGTCTTCGCGAACGGGCGCGGCGACAACCTGGCACTCGATCACCACAAGGACACGCCTTTCGAAAACCTGTTTACGGATGTGGATTGCGGGGCGGGCACGCGCGTCTGGTATCACGGCGGCGGGCGTGGGCTGGGCCTGCCCTGCGCCGGCTGGGGCACGTTTTGGAATCTGCGGGCGGAGCAGCCGGTAACGCCGCCCAGCCGCGACTTTGGGCCGCCGAGCATGATCTTTGTGGGGCTCGATGGCGTGGAAGAAAGCGAGACCGAAGGCGGTTGGTGGATCGAGGCAGTCCCAACCGATAAACTGCAGCCTGACAACCTCTATGAGGCCCAACTGGAGCGCCGCTTGCGTGCGCAAAAAAGCCTTCCCCAAGGCGAGGAAGGCTGA
- a CDS encoding TonB-dependent receptor, which translates to MKILPTPLPAGQWAVRLLFACLSILCLLSPSLLLAQETGTVRGRVQNASTQAYVRNAIVTVVGSNQEVLSTSGGNYVISGVPAGTVTIRAAYSGLETTEQTVEVTPGETATANFTLRSAFAATPSADEDDIVDLEAFEISSEVRSGNALAIMEQKVAINPQKVIAADSLGNISEGNAGEFLKLMPGVSLDYVEADARAVRISGLAPQYGNVLLEGLFVPNAGSSNIATGRTFEFEQLSMDSVEMVALTKTPTPDQPSALSGTVNLVTKSAFDRDGEHIEYSLGLATNSYYASLQQTEGWDSDKHYKLLPNYSLEYSNVFMDGDLGVVLGTSNHHTIAAQKHIWLWANDYNTNPNDNDTEIPVYNWIWLQDGPKPTQRSNYYGRIDYRFSDRLTAFFRADLSKYESMFYNRTISLRPDQEAPNFGYDLDQEYSMTSQTVANGSIDIDSNQFMEKLGDTTIFTAGLEYQHDNLTITGRVNWGKARNWYENFENGHFTDYAVRLDNISWRWDRDFEGDTGLQFTQLSGPDWRDHSNYNFQGGAQSLAWHERNSEDVQSTSRIDVVHDWRNWSLPQQLKYGVLYNRRELEVHRYGALRTSFTGPDGVLGTADDPNPADYVQHNYTMDFDVGTNLDGIHPLSPWQLYQRYREYPGDFVDSATDNGTQRRQNNWYFEEEIFGAYLTDVISLGSLEVAPGLRYETSTPTGRGYDRQNDRPISREGDSVDVLLKYLHLTYDLTDTLVLRASYHDSVTRANIANLIPGISSIDDTAKTITAANPNIQEERAKTFYFTVEKYFEPVGVFSVSAFHRIWEDRLLAGSQITLGPDGYLGDTTYAGYTLLTNTNARDSVKLNGIEFDFNKQFANLPQPLNGLGIFANATFLDYDDWRNFQGSPKMTANGGFNVEIGKFSARLNANYTGKILNTPGAAYDENTGQWNFAAPYVKYYQKERLFLDLNLEYAFSSRYRIFLDARNITNEPSVYTYRNHEDNFERILKTGTIWKLGVKGVF; encoded by the coding sequence ATGAAAATACTCCCGACGCCCTTACCGGCGGGGCAGTGGGCCGTGCGCCTGCTTTTCGCCTGCCTCTCGATCCTGTGTCTGCTTTCACCCAGCCTGCTCTTGGCGCAGGAGACCGGCACCGTCCGCGGGCGGGTCCAGAACGCCTCCACCCAGGCCTACGTCCGCAACGCCATCGTCACGGTGGTAGGGAGCAATCAGGAAGTGCTCTCCACTTCGGGCGGCAACTACGTGATCTCGGGTGTCCCGGCCGGCACCGTCACGATTCGCGCCGCCTATTCGGGCCTCGAAACGACGGAGCAGACCGTCGAGGTGACGCCCGGCGAAACCGCTACCGCCAACTTCACCCTCCGCAGCGCCTTTGCCGCCACACCCTCGGCGGACGAGGACGACATCGTCGACCTCGAAGCCTTCGAGATTTCCAGCGAAGTCCGCTCCGGCAACGCCCTCGCGATCATGGAGCAGAAGGTGGCGATCAACCCGCAAAAGGTCATTGCCGCCGATTCGCTCGGCAACATTTCCGAAGGCAACGCGGGTGAGTTTCTCAAGCTCATGCCCGGGGTCTCGCTCGACTACGTGGAGGCCGACGCCCGGGCCGTGCGCATCAGCGGCCTCGCTCCCCAATACGGCAACGTGCTGCTCGAAGGGCTCTTCGTGCCCAACGCCGGCTCGTCCAATATCGCCACCGGCCGTACCTTCGAGTTTGAGCAGCTTTCGATGGACAGCGTCGAAATGGTCGCGCTGACCAAGACGCCTACCCCCGATCAGCCCTCGGCCCTCTCCGGCACCGTCAACCTCGTGACGAAGAGCGCGTTCGACCGCGACGGCGAGCACATCGAATACTCCCTCGGCCTCGCCACCAACTCCTATTACGCCTCGCTCCAGCAGACGGAAGGCTGGGACAGCGACAAGCACTACAAGCTGCTGCCCAACTATTCGCTCGAATACTCCAACGTGTTCATGGATGGAGACCTTGGCGTGGTCCTCGGCACCAGCAACCACCACACCATCGCCGCGCAAAAGCACATCTGGCTCTGGGCCAACGACTACAACACCAACCCGAACGACAACGACACCGAGATCCCCGTCTACAACTGGATCTGGCTGCAGGACGGGCCCAAGCCCACCCAGCGCAGCAACTACTACGGCCGCATCGACTACCGCTTCTCCGACCGCCTGACCGCCTTCTTCCGGGCCGACCTCAGCAAATACGAGTCGATGTTCTACAACCGCACGATCAGCCTGCGGCCCGATCAGGAAGCTCCCAACTTCGGCTACGATCTGGATCAGGAATATTCCATGACCAGCCAGACGGTCGCCAATGGCTCCATCGACATTGACTCCAACCAGTTTATGGAGAAGCTGGGCGACACCACGATCTTTACCGCCGGCCTCGAATACCAGCACGACAACCTCACCATCACCGGGCGCGTCAACTGGGGCAAGGCCCGCAACTGGTACGAGAACTTCGAGAACGGTCACTTCACCGACTATGCCGTGCGCCTCGATAACATTTCGTGGCGTTGGGACCGCGATTTTGAGGGCGATACCGGCCTGCAGTTTACCCAGCTATCGGGCCCCGACTGGCGCGACCACTCCAACTACAACTTCCAGGGTGGAGCCCAGTCCCTGGCCTGGCACGAGCGCAACTCCGAAGACGTCCAGTCGACCAGCCGCATCGACGTGGTCCACGACTGGCGCAACTGGAGCCTGCCGCAACAGTTGAAATACGGCGTGCTCTACAATCGGCGCGAGCTGGAGGTGCACCGCTATGGCGCCCTGCGCACCAGCTTTACCGGCCCCGACGGGGTGCTCGGCACGGCTGACGACCCCAACCCGGCGGACTACGTGCAGCACAACTACACGATGGACTTCGACGTCGGCACCAACCTCGACGGCATCCACCCCCTCAGCCCCTGGCAGCTCTATCAGCGCTACCGGGAATACCCCGGCGATTTTGTGGATAGCGCCACGGACAACGGGACCCAGCGCCGGCAGAACAACTGGTATTTCGAGGAAGAGATTTTCGGAGCCTACCTCACCGATGTCATCAGCCTAGGCTCGCTGGAAGTTGCGCCCGGGTTGCGCTACGAGACCTCGACTCCAACCGGGCGCGGCTACGACCGCCAGAATGACCGCCCGATCTCTCGTGAAGGCGACTCGGTCGACGTGCTGCTCAAGTATCTGCACCTGACTTACGACCTTACGGACACTCTCGTCCTGCGTGCTTCCTATCACGACTCCGTCACCCGGGCCAACATCGCCAACCTCATCCCCGGCATCTCGTCGATCGACGACACGGCCAAGACGATTACAGCGGCCAACCCCAACATCCAAGAGGAGCGGGCAAAGACCTTCTACTTCACCGTCGAAAAGTACTTCGAGCCGGTCGGCGTGTTCTCCGTCTCTGCCTTCCACCGCATTTGGGAAGACCGCCTCCTGGCGGGCAGCCAGATCACCCTCGGGCCAGATGGCTACCTCGGCGATACGACCTATGCCGGCTACACGCTGCTCACCAATACCAATGCCCGTGACTCGGTGAAACTCAACGGGATCGAGTTCGACTTCAACAAGCAGTTCGCCAACCTGCCACAGCCGCTCAACGGCCTCGGCATCTTTGCCAACGCGACCTTCCTCGATTACGACGACTGGCGCAACTTCCAAGGTTCACCCAAGATGACCGCCAACGGCGGCTTCAACGTCGAGATCGGCAAATTCTCGGCGCGCCTCAACGCCAACTACACCGGCAAGATCCTCAACACTCCCGGTGCCGCCTATGATGAAAATACCGGCCAGTGGAACTTCGCGGCACCCTACGTCAAGTATTACCAGAAGGAGCGCCTCTTCCTCGACTTGAACCTCGAATACGCCTTCAGCAGCCGCTACCGCATCTTCCTTGATGCGCGCAACATCACCAACGAGCCGTCGGTCTACACCTACCGCAACCACGAAGACAACTTCGAGCGCATCCTCAAGACCGGCACCATCTGGAAGCTCGGCGTCAAAGGCGTGTTCTAA
- a CDS encoding polysaccharide lyase family 7 protein, whose protein sequence is MKRRNYPETLRVASVAALCLLLNPLQAQTTQTLTASRDAYVRAGSNASSNYGTATQLVVKNEGDTSDNTRESWLGFDLSGVSGTVTSATLRVYITQVNASSTHSVHYGDDGWSESGLTWNNQPTSYSPALDSASLSSGVEDYWVEYDVTSRVATEVANSSSLATFVLVAGDNAYTVYDSRETSNEPELVITTTTATPSSSTLYPTDDTFVRAGANANTNYGTNTDLEVKAEGSTSDNTRESWLQFDVGSLSGTVTEAKLRVYLAQSNGNTVHTVSSASDSWTESTLTWNNRPSVSLALDTASLSDSDDGVWVEYDVTSYIASEVAASNSEASFRLAGNNNVYTKYRSREHANRPELVVTLNGSGGGDPDPDTGLDPDAPPSENFDLSTWKITLPDASERQESWVNAGNESPGEFFTDPGSGGMVFRCPNIAGSTSGSNYSRTELREMLRAGNTSISTHGINGNNWVFSTSTTSNQNAAGGVDGTLTATLRVDHVSTTGDSGKVGRVIVGQIHASDAEPCRLYYRKLPGNSKGSIYFAHEPNIGSTQWYEMIGSRSNSASNPSDGIELGEVFSYTIDVVGNTLTVTISREGKPDVVETMNMSGSGFANDWMYFKAGVYNQNNSGSTSDYAQATFFALSNTHD, encoded by the coding sequence ATGAAACGAAGAAACTACCCCGAAACCCTCCGGGTGGCCTCAGTTGCCGCCCTCTGTCTGCTCCTCAACCCCCTCCAAGCCCAAACCACTCAAACCCTCACCGCCAGTCGAGATGCCTACGTGCGCGCTGGCAGCAACGCCAGCAGCAACTACGGCACCGCGACGCAGCTCGTCGTCAAAAACGAAGGCGATACGAGCGACAATACCCGCGAGTCCTGGCTCGGCTTCGACCTCAGCGGCGTCAGCGGCACCGTTACGAGCGCAACCCTACGCGTCTACATCACCCAAGTTAACGCCTCCAGCACCCACAGTGTCCACTATGGTGACGACGGCTGGAGCGAGTCTGGCCTCACCTGGAACAATCAACCCACCTCCTACAGCCCGGCCCTCGACTCCGCCAGCCTCAGCAGCGGCGTCGAAGACTATTGGGTGGAGTACGACGTCACCTCTCGCGTGGCGACGGAAGTGGCAAACAGCAGCAGCCTCGCGACCTTCGTGCTCGTGGCGGGCGACAATGCCTACACGGTCTACGATTCGCGCGAGACGAGCAACGAGCCCGAGTTGGTGATCACCACGACTACCGCCACGCCAAGCAGTTCCACGCTTTACCCAACGGACGACACTTTTGTCCGCGCGGGCGCCAATGCCAATACCAACTACGGTACCAACACCGATCTGGAGGTGAAAGCCGAAGGCTCCACCAGCGACAACACCCGCGAATCGTGGTTGCAGTTCGACGTCGGCAGCCTCAGCGGCACCGTCACGGAGGCCAAGCTGCGGGTCTACCTCGCGCAGAGCAACGGCAACACCGTCCACACCGTCTCCTCCGCCAGCGACAGTTGGACCGAGAGCACGCTCACCTGGAACAATCGCCCCTCCGTATCGCTTGCACTCGACACCGCTTCGCTCAGCGACAGCGACGACGGCGTCTGGGTAGAATACGACGTCACCTCCTACATCGCTTCCGAGGTCGCCGCCAGTAACAGCGAGGCAAGCTTCCGCTTGGCGGGCAACAACAACGTCTACACCAAATATCGCTCCCGCGAGCACGCCAACCGCCCCGAGTTGGTTGTGACGCTCAACGGCAGCGGCGGAGGCGATCCCGACCCCGACACCGGGCTGGATCCCGATGCGCCGCCCAGCGAAAACTTTGACTTGAGCACCTGGAAGATCACCTTGCCCGACGCTTCCGAAAGGCAGGAATCCTGGGTGAATGCGGGCAACGAAAGCCCTGGCGAGTTCTTTACCGATCCCGGCAGCGGCGGCATGGTCTTCCGCTGCCCCAACATCGCGGGCAGCACCAGCGGCAGCAACTACTCCCGCACGGAGCTGCGCGAGATGCTGCGCGCCGGCAACACCAGCATCAGTACGCACGGTATCAACGGCAACAACTGGGTGTTCTCCACCTCCACCACGTCCAACCAGAACGCGGCGGGCGGCGTCGACGGTACCCTCACGGCCACCCTGCGTGTCGACCATGTCTCCACCACGGGCGACTCGGGCAAGGTGGGGCGCGTGATCGTGGGGCAGATCCACGCCTCCGACGCCGAGCCCTGCCGCCTCTATTACCGAAAGCTGCCGGGAAACAGCAAAGGCTCCATCTACTTCGCGCACGAGCCCAACATCGGCAGCACCCAGTGGTATGAGATGATCGGCAGCCGCAGCAACAGTGCCTCCAACCCCTCCGACGGCATCGAGCTGGGGGAGGTATTCAGCTACACCATCGACGTGGTGGGCAATACGCTGACCGTCACCATCAGCCGCGAAGGCAAACCGGACGTGGTCGAAACCATGAACATGAGCGGCAGCGGTTTTGCCAACGACTGGATGTACTTCAAGGCCGGCGTCTACAACCAGAACAATAGCGGTTCTACCAGCGACTACGCTCAGGCGACTTTCTTCGCCCTCAGCAACACGCACGACTGA
- a CDS encoding cytochrome c, whose translation MKLLLRLLAALVLMVVIGVAALLGYVRFALPKVKPAPDLTVVATPEMVERGRYLFHHVAACAECHSAPQITRFSFPFEPGTLGQGGKPFTPAEGLPGYYYAPNITPAALAEWTDGELYRALTVGVDREGEPYFPIMPYHGYARTSDADIKALIAYLRTLPPIENAVPGSKHNFPMNFIVHLMPSDVELAPQPPERSDTVAYGAYLTTMGACADCHTPMIQGKPDFTRSFAGGREFPLPTGGIARSRNISPDHETGIGRWTREMFIARFKSFDLLTYRPPTVVPGEFNTAMPWTYYAGMSTDDLGAIYDFLMTQPPVRSEIVAFTPPAE comes from the coding sequence ATGAAGTTGCTCCTGCGTCTGCTTGCTGCTCTCGTTCTCATGGTCGTCATCGGTGTTGCCGCTTTGCTTGGCTACGTGCGTTTTGCGCTGCCCAAGGTCAAGCCCGCCCCCGATCTCACGGTCGTTGCCACGCCCGAAATGGTCGAGCGCGGCCGTTACCTCTTCCATCATGTGGCGGCCTGCGCGGAGTGCCATTCGGCCCCGCAAATCACGCGCTTTTCGTTCCCGTTCGAGCCCGGCACGCTTGGGCAGGGAGGCAAGCCCTTCACCCCCGCCGAGGGCCTGCCCGGCTATTATTACGCGCCCAACATCACCCCGGCGGCGCTTGCCGAGTGGACCGATGGCGAGCTCTACCGCGCGCTGACCGTCGGGGTCGACCGCGAGGGCGAGCCGTATTTCCCCATCATGCCTTACCACGGCTATGCGCGCACCAGCGACGCCGACATCAAGGCGCTGATCGCCTACCTGCGCACCTTGCCGCCGATCGAAAATGCGGTGCCGGGCTCGAAGCACAACTTCCCCATGAACTTCATCGTGCACCTCATGCCGAGCGACGTTGAGTTGGCCCCGCAGCCGCCCGAGCGAAGCGACACCGTGGCCTACGGTGCCTACCTCACCACCATGGGCGCCTGCGCCGACTGTCATACGCCGATGATCCAGGGCAAGCCCGACTTCACCCGCAGCTTTGCCGGTGGTCGCGAATTCCCTTTGCCCACTGGCGGTATCGCACGCTCGCGCAACATCTCGCCCGACCACGAAACCGGGATCGGGCGATGGACGCGCGAAATGTTCATCGCCCGCTTCAAGTCCTTCGATCTTCTGACCTACCGCCCCCCGACCGTGGTCCCCGGCGAGTTCAATACCGCGATGCCTTGGACCTATTACGCCGGGATGAGCACGGACGACCTGGGTGCGATCTACGACTTCCTCATGACGCAGCCGCCCGTGCGCAGCGAGATCGTGGCGTTTACGCCGCCAGCTGAGTAG
- a CDS encoding alpha/beta hydrolase-fold protein produces the protein MSFLTLAWLLCTPVAAQPRIEQKMQPTLSQAGAELYRFQEWALDSQDGARHYRIYLAIPQRPAPEAGYPVLYLLDGNAAFSDLDADALTAVAPDALPVLVAIGYQTDLRFDIPARIYDYTLPGGESEDARGRRQGGADAFLDLLQGTIRPEVERRVTVDPQRQTLWGHSFGGLLVLHTLFTRPDSFTAYVAASPSLWWAPELMAREERAFAARERHDPKRLLLLVGEKEDASRRAPGFPDDAAEQLASRLDALSTLEVHFETLPGLSHGPMLTESLPFALRWAVGQSLKP, from the coding sequence TTGTCCTTCCTCACGCTGGCATGGCTGCTCTGCACACCAGTTGCCGCCCAACCACGGATCGAGCAGAAGATGCAGCCGACCCTCTCGCAGGCAGGGGCAGAACTCTACCGTTTTCAGGAGTGGGCCCTCGATTCGCAAGACGGCGCGCGCCACTACCGCATCTATCTCGCGATCCCGCAGCGACCGGCCCCGGAAGCGGGCTACCCGGTGCTTTACCTGCTCGACGGCAATGCTGCCTTCTCCGACCTGGATGCGGATGCCTTGACGGCGGTTGCGCCCGATGCCTTGCCCGTGCTGGTCGCGATTGGTTACCAGACCGACTTGCGCTTCGACATTCCCGCGCGGATCTACGACTACACCCTGCCCGGCGGTGAATCGGAAGACGCGCGTGGCAGGCGTCAAGGGGGAGCCGATGCCTTCCTCGACCTGCTGCAGGGGACCATCCGCCCGGAGGTCGAGCGGCGGGTGACGGTCGATCCGCAGCGTCAGACACTATGGGGCCACTCGTTTGGCGGCCTGCTCGTATTGCATACACTGTTTACGCGCCCCGATAGCTTTACGGCTTACGTTGCCGCGAGCCCCTCGCTCTGGTGGGCTCCCGAACTCATGGCGAGGGAAGAGCGTGCCTTTGCCGCCCGGGAACGCCACGACCCGAAGCGCCTCCTCCTGCTGGTGGGCGAAAAGGAAGATGCCAGCCGACGTGCTCCCGGCTTCCCGGATGATGCGGCGGAGCAGTTGGCGAGTCGCCTTGACGCCTTGTCGACGCTGGAGGTGCATTTCGAGACCCTGCCGGGTTTGAGTCACGGCCCGATGTTGACCGAGTCGCTGCCGTTTGCCCTGCGCTGGGCGGTGGGGCAGTCGTTGAAACCGTAG
- a CDS encoding uracil-DNA glycosylase, with protein MRAQLEAVIAELRHLRREGVDSLYLTPETLSQLRERVSALAAASPKTPAEIKLPPLRTASAMTSSADLKLELPTVAEAAPKPKVKASAAQSKLPEAPKVKLPKGSKQKQWDALREQIYADPVCHEQAGDPERVVFGVGSLDSDIFFCGEAPGADEEIQREPFVGAAGQLLTKVIGAMGLKREQVYIGNIMNWRPSPPNPLRKGNRPPTQEEMAYCLPYLRAQLDIVQPKVIVALGGTAINGLIQGEKPLGVTRTRGNWLDFHGVPLMPTYHPSFLLRNSTMEAKRQLWEDMLQVMERVGLPISEKQRAFFQR; from the coding sequence ATGCGCGCCCAACTGGAAGCCGTCATCGCCGAACTGCGTCACCTGCGCCGGGAAGGGGTCGACTCCCTCTATCTCACGCCGGAGACGCTGAGCCAGCTCCGCGAGCGGGTGAGCGCTTTGGCCGCCGCCAGCCCGAAGACGCCGGCAGAGATCAAGCTGCCTCCCTTGCGCACGGCCAGCGCCATGACGTCTTCCGCCGACCTCAAGCTGGAGCTGCCGACGGTGGCCGAGGCCGCGCCCAAGCCCAAGGTCAAGGCGAGTGCCGCCCAGTCGAAACTGCCCGAGGCCCCCAAGGTCAAGCTGCCCAAGGGGAGCAAGCAGAAGCAGTGGGACGCCCTGCGCGAGCAGATTTACGCCGACCCCGTTTGCCACGAGCAGGCGGGCGACCCCGAGCGCGTGGTCTTCGGCGTGGGCAGCCTCGACTCCGACATCTTTTTCTGCGGCGAAGCCCCGGGCGCGGATGAGGAGATCCAGCGCGAGCCCTTCGTCGGGGCCGCCGGTCAGCTGCTGACCAAGGTGATCGGCGCGATGGGCCTCAAGCGCGAGCAGGTCTACATCGGTAACATCATGAATTGGCGTCCCTCACCGCCCAACCCCCTGCGCAAGGGCAATCGTCCGCCCACGCAGGAAGAGATGGCCTACTGTCTGCCATACCTGCGCGCTCAGCTCGATATCGTGCAGCCCAAGGTCATTGTCGCTCTCGGTGGCACCGCCATCAACGGCCTCATCCAAGGAGAAAAACCGCTCGGCGTCACCCGCACACGCGGAAACTGGCTCGACTTCCACGGAGTGCCGCTCATGCCGACCTACCACCCCAGCTTCCTCTTGCGCAACAGCACCATGGAGGCCAAGCGCCAGTTGTGGGAAGACATGCTGCAAGTGATGGAGCGGGTAGGGCTGCCCATTTCCGAAAAGCAGCGCGCCTTCTTTCAGCGGTAG
- a CDS encoding CbiX/SirB N-terminal domain-containing protein produces MQAFLIDNGSLRPDSVLNLRAVAAALSERVGHEVLPVSMLHSSKIDPALLGGEEALVWERQTKRAIEAGERDFYLIPFFFGPTGAINDYLPERLAKLRERYGDIRVQVAPFLFDPAQPDLAEILAARVREVQQREGLRDVPLALCDHGSPKIEVAAVRDQVAQQLTDILGHQVVGCSMERREGPEYDFNEPLLARLLRQPGFHDGPVIVSLLFLSPGRHAGEGGDVATICAEAQAEYPRLQTYRTDLVGTHPAIVDLLAKRYRAGLSDPRSV; encoded by the coding sequence ATGCAAGCATTCCTGATCGACAATGGCTCGCTGCGGCCCGACTCGGTGCTCAACCTGCGCGCGGTGGCTGCGGCGCTGAGCGAGCGGGTGGGGCACGAAGTATTACCCGTTTCGATGCTCCACAGCAGCAAGATCGATCCGGCCCTGCTCGGGGGCGAAGAAGCCCTGGTATGGGAGCGGCAGACCAAACGCGCGATCGAGGCCGGGGAGCGAGACTTTTACCTCATCCCGTTTTTCTTCGGGCCAACGGGTGCCATCAACGACTACCTGCCTGAGCGCCTGGCCAAGCTGCGCGAGCGCTACGGCGACATCCGCGTGCAGGTGGCGCCGTTCCTCTTCGACCCCGCCCAGCCAGACCTCGCCGAGATCCTTGCTGCGCGCGTGCGCGAAGTGCAGCAGCGCGAGGGCCTGCGCGACGTGCCGCTCGCGCTGTGCGACCACGGATCGCCCAAGATCGAGGTGGCGGCGGTGCGCGATCAGGTGGCCCAGCAGTTGACGGATATCCTCGGCCATCAGGTGGTGGGCTGCTCGATGGAACGTCGCGAGGGGCCGGAATACGACTTCAACGAGCCGCTGCTGGCGCGTCTCCTGCGCCAGCCGGGCTTCCACGACGGGCCGGTCATCGTCTCGCTGCTGTTCCTGTCCCCGGGGCGACACGCCGGTGAAGGGGGAGACGTGGCCACCATCTGTGCAGAGGCTCAGGCTGAATACCCAAGGCTGCAGACTTACCGCACCGACCTGGTAGGCACGCACCCGGCGATTGTCGACTTGCTTGCCAAACGCTATCGCGCGGGCCTGTCTGACCCCAGGAGCGTTTGA